The Kosmotoga arenicorallina S304 genome has a segment encoding these proteins:
- a CDS encoding ABC transporter substrate-binding protein: protein MKRVILVLVLMLSVLAFSGNLVKAYTTLEEPLAKELFDLFEAQTGIKVEWVRLSTGETVARLEAERENPQASIWVGGVGLGHIEAKIKGLTTPYKSPLALRIPAGYRDPEFFWIGLYIGPLAFATNNNRAEELGIEPPKGWFDIIDSDYRNMVRVANPNTSGTAYNVITTIYHLFGDNEDLTFMYLHHLDRNVNMYTKSGSAGGKDCAIGETPIAIGYLHDLIRLQKNGAPITITIPEEGTGFEIASMSLIKGGKEPVEAKKLYNWILGKDAQEIIAKWYVIPLSPEAPKDKVEVPIETIRTVDQDFVWDAANRERLTDRWNNEIGR, encoded by the coding sequence ATGAAAAGAGTTATCCTTGTTCTTGTGCTTATGCTTTCAGTTCTCGCATTTTCGGGGAATCTCGTAAAAGCTTATACAACGCTTGAAGAACCTTTGGCAAAAGAATTGTTTGACCTGTTTGAAGCGCAAACAGGCATAAAAGTCGAATGGGTAAGGCTCTCAACTGGTGAAACAGTCGCAAGGCTTGAAGCTGAAAGAGAAAATCCCCAGGCATCAATCTGGGTTGGTGGAGTTGGATTGGGACATATCGAAGCTAAGATTAAAGGTCTTACAACTCCCTACAAATCACCGCTTGCTCTTCGAATACCAGCAGGATACCGTGATCCAGAGTTTTTCTGGATTGGCCTTTACATTGGCCCTCTTGCTTTTGCAACTAACAACAACAGGGCTGAAGAACTTGGGATCGAACCACCAAAGGGCTGGTTTGATATTATAGACTCCGATTACAGAAACATGGTAAGAGTTGCAAATCCAAATACCTCCGGTACCGCGTATAACGTAATCACAACCATATACCACCTTTTTGGCGATAATGAAGACCTGACATTCATGTACCTCCATCATCTTGACAGGAATGTCAACATGTATACAAAATCTGGTTCTGCTGGCGGTAAAGATTGTGCAATTGGGGAAACCCCCATTGCAATCGGTTATCTTCACGACTTGATAAGGCTCCAGAAAAACGGCGCACCAATAACCATTACGATACCGGAAGAAGGCACAGGATTTGAAATCGCTTCTATGTCGTTGATTAAAGGTGGAAAAGAACCTGTTGAAGCGAAGAAACTATATAACTGGATTCTTGGAAAAGATGCTCAGGAAATCATAGCGAAATGGTATGTCATACCGCTTTCTCCCGAAGCACCAAAAGATAAAGTTGAAGTTCCTATCGAGACCATCAGGACAGTGGACCAGGATTTCGTCTGGGATGCCGCTAACAGAGAAAGACTAACTGACAGATGGAATAATGAAATTGGAAGGTAA